GAGATATGGTCCATCCGTCTCCCAGTCTACCAGTCAGCTCGAGCATTTTAGGACCATACCCGCCTACCCACAGATTGACATGATGATAGGGATGCGGTCCAAACTGTGCGTTTTTCAGTCTGTAATACTTCCCCTCAAACGTAACCGGTTCACCCGACTTGTTGTTCAATAGCAACCTGATGATTCTCATTCCTTCCTCAAAAGCTCTGAACGCCTCGCTAGGCTTCTTTCTCGAAACACCGAACGACTCTATCCCTTCCCAGAAGGCACCTGCACCCAGCCCGAGCTCAACCCTCCCCTTCGTCAGCAGGTCCAAGGATGCTGCAGCCTTTGCAAGCATTGGAGGATACCTTAGAGGCATATCAGCCACGTTTATCAGAAGATGCACATTCTTTGTGGACATTCCCAGAGCAGTGAGAAGAGTCCAAGTATCAAGGAAGAGAGGGTTGTACGGATGGTCCTGCACACCTATAATATCCAACTCATACGAGTCAGCCAACTTTGCAATAGAAAAGCAATCTTCCACATACCTTGAGTCAGGGTTTATATTGACACCAAACAGGGGAAGCATCCTAGCATCTTGGTGAGATCAAACGTTAAAAAGAATTAGCTTAAATTCAGATCCTGTCGTGCTGATGAGCAAAACTCGTGATAATAGAGAAAATTCAAAAGGCAACTAGAAAGGACCGACAAGTCATCTGATGAAAAAGTTAATGGTATCTGGTAGTTAAGAAGCACTTCTTTTCCCCTAATCTGAATAGAAACCTTTTCTTCCCTCATCCTCGGGAAATCAGGGTTATGAGTGCAGGAGAATTGCCGGTTGATAATACGATTAGACCAATTGTCTTTACCATAGGGCATTCAACGAGGCCATTTCACGCATTTCAAGAGATACTCCTCGCTCATCAACTAAGAATGCTCTTTGACATTAGGACCATACCTAGGTCAAGATACAATCCACAGTACAACGGGGAGAGGCTTGAGTTGAGTCTGAAGGAAGAAGGAATAAAATATAGACACCTCAAACAACTGGGAGGGCTGAGAAGACCTGCGGATAACTCTGTAAATATCGGATGGAGGAACCTGAGCTTCAGAGGATTTGCTGATTACATGCAAACTGCTGATTTTATTTCGGGTTTGGAAGAAGTTATCAGTGCAGCTGCTAAAGAAAGGGTTGCTATCATGTGTGCAGAAGGAAATCCTTACAGATGCCATCGCTCCCTAGTTGGTGATGCTCTGCTGGTTAGAGGTATAGCTGTGATTCATCTTTCAGGTGTCAGTTCTGCTAGTTATCACAGATTGACACCTTTCGCCAAGGTGAAGGGATTAACGATAACCTACCCTGCGGAAAAGCAGGAAAGGAAGGAAAGGACGGACTGATTGAGCTAATCTGAGCATATCTTTTGATGAATCAGCCATTGATTACTTGACTATTCATTCCCGTACGAAAAAACTTCTTGCAATATCATCCTGTTCAGTCTGCTCTTGTTTCCGAAGTGCTTCTGATAGTCCTCTCTCAGTCTTTTTGCATTGCCGCTGAGATAAGCGTCGATCACTTCTACATTGTCTGCTTCGTAAAGAGTCAGAAAACTGGACTGCCTTTCTTTCAACCTGAACAAAGTAGCTCTCTTGAATTTTCCTGATTTGACGACTTCAGGAATATGGTTTCCCGTCATCCAATCTTGCCATTCTTTTTGCACTTTTTCATCAACATCATAAGAAACGGCGTAAATGGATCTTGCCATACCTTCTGCAAACAGGTTGATGGTACAAATACTTTAGCGAAGACTAAACCAGAATCTAACTATCTATGCAATGGTCATCTGGCTTTTGATGCAATCCCTTCAGCTTCAGGTGCCATCCACTTTTCTCCCCATGCACGAAGACCCTCAAGCACGCTGCTCAGCTCTTTCCCTTTTTGAGTCAGAGAATAGGTTATTGCTACCTGGTGATCTACCTTCACGTTTCTTGTTACAAGGTCCTCCTTCTCCATCTCCCTCAGAGTCTCAGCTAGCACCTTGCTAGAAATGGACGGGATTGAGCCCTTCAACTCGTTGAACCTCATCTGCTTGTGCATCAACCTGTCGATTATTACCAGGTGCCACCTTCTTCCAAGAACCGCAGATGCTGCTGTAATAGGGCACCAGTTCTCTCTTTCTTTCAAACCACGAGGCCCACGCTATAGTTTGTTAAGATAAGTATAAATAGTTACCTTATGAAACCCAGTTACTAAAGGTAACTTGATGGAGGTGAATAGCTGATATGGCTTTGCTTAGTAGCATGCTGATACCCTATCTTTCATACATTGCACTTATCACCAGAATATGGTACGGGGCTAATATGATGATTCATGGTTATCCAAAGATAGTACAGAGAAATCAGGTTGTACAGATGATGGCTGGATGGTGGGGAATGCAGAAGAGCATCGGAACTGTTTCCACAATGGTAAACATGGCAGCTCTGCTTGAATTTGTAGGTGGTATATTCATGATAGCAGGCTTTCTTGTTCCGATCATATCTCTCTTCTATGCGATATTCTTCCTATCTATCATAGTGATGAAGAAGAGCAGGGTCAAGTCAAAGTACATAGACGCTTCAAACAGCTATGAAACAGATGCACTCTACCTGCTGATAGCGATTCTGCTGATATTCCTCGGCGCAGGTCAGTTCTCTTTAGATTCCCTGATAGGGTTCTGAAGGAGCATCAACAAATTTTATTTTAACTAATCTATTTTTCTTTCTCATCTGTCTTCATGCCAATCATCATAGTCTCTTCTGCGGAAAAAGATGAGCATGTTTTTCTACCCAGATACAGAAGTTTAAAGCGTTGAATGCAAAACAGTTGGAGTTTCTGAAGAAGCATCAGCTCTGCAGGCTTGCAACTGCTTCTAAGGATGCTACTCCGCATGTTGTACCTGTTATCTATGCTGTTGACGGAGATAGTGTGGTAATAGTAACAGATTACGGGACGAAGAAGCTGAAGAATCTGATGGAGAATCCCAAGGCAGCCCTGGTTGTTGACGAATTCAGGCCGAACAGGGGTCTGATGCTGACGGGCAGGTGCGAAATATATGAAAGAGGAAAAGAGTATATTCGATTTCAGAGACTGCTTTACGATAGATTCGAGTACTACAGAAATAACCCATGGAATGAAGGCGAGGCTCCTATCCTGAAGTTGATACCGGAAAAGGTATCGAGCTGGTCGATTTAGGCCTCATTAGCAAGATAGACTGTAAAGAGAAGAAGGAATATAAAATCAACCGGTGGTGAGCCTGCTGTGACTCTCAGCGTAGGGATAGTTCTTGCGGCTCTGGGTATAACCACTCTTGAGATGGTTGAAGCATCTGCTGTGGGCCTGACCCTGTATCATACCTCCAAGAGGATTTCAGTGTACGGGGCTGTGGCAGCCGGTTCTGTGGCTGTCTTGCTACCAACATTCTTGCTTGGCAGAGCGATCTCTTTTCTTCCCGTGTTTGACGTGAGGATAATAGCTGCATTGTTACTCCTTTACTTTGGGATTAGGCTAGCCAGAAGTGCCAGAAGGGCAGTGATAAGGTCCAAGGCTGGCTCCTTTCAGACTGAAGAGGAATCTCATAGAAGCCTGATGCTGGCGGGGTTTTCTGTTGGGGCAGTAGAAGCGTTTGAGGCAGCCATAGTGCTTGTTGCTCTGATACCGATCAGCCTTGAATCAGCAGCTTTGGGCTTCATACTTGGAATATTTGTTGTGCTGATTTCGACTCTCATGCTCCATTCACAGGTCAGAAAGGTGAAGCAGGCAGGGATGAAGGTAGCTGTATCAGCATTACTACTTGCGTTTTCTGCCTTCTGGGGTGCTGAATCGTTTCTGCAGATTAACGATATAATCCTCATTCCTCTGTTTCTTGTGTTTGTTCTAGCTGTGTATTCCTATTCCCACTTCAGAATAGCGTCATCGACAACCCAAGGTTAAAAGTTCACATTTGGCTTCAAGATAATGGGATGGAGAAAAATAGATAATTATAAGACCAAGACTTGATATCCTGATATCAAGGAGACAGCAAGTGTATCCTGGGGAGTCAGATTATGCGTATGCCCTATTCTGATTTGGCAGCAGCTGTACTGGCAGGCGGCAGCAGCTCCAGGATGGGAGAAGACAAAGCATTCCTCAGGTTGAAAGACTCCTTCTTCATAGAGCTGGTTGTCAAGCAGATGAAAGAGGCTGCCAAATGGATAGTAGCAGTCGTTGGTGAAAAGGACCCAAAAAGGTTCCAGCAGGTTCTGGGTGAGGGGATACAGGTGATCCAAGATACGTACAGGCTTGGGAACCCGATGGGTGGAATGCTTACCGCTTTTGAACACCTCTCTCGGGAAAATGAGTATGTCGCTGTGGTTGCATGTGACCTGCCGTTCGTCAAGAAGGAGGTGATATGGAGGATATATGATAAAGCTAGGGGTCATGATGCTGCGGTCCCTAAATGGCCGAACGGAAACCTTGAGCCGCTCTGCGCAGTCTACTCAGCGGAAAAAGGTCTCGAAGTAGGCAAAAGGCTTTTGGAAAGGCGAACCATAGGATGCAAGGAACTGGTCAGGAGCCTGAAAGATGTAAAATATATTCCGGTCGAAGAACTGAGGGATGTTGACAGCGAGCTGATGTCTTTCAGAAATATCAACACTAAGGAGGATTTTGAGGCAGTCCTGAAACTGTAAATCCGAATCCAAATCTGAATTTGAGTTTGAATGAAGTCTCAGTCCTGCGTGATAAGCTGAGCTATCTTGGGAACATCTTTCTTTATGTCATATACGGGTATTCCTTTGTAATCTCTGAAGCCCTTGGACGAGAACATGCCTGTGATCACCCTCGCATCTTGATGCAGAGACAGTAGTTCATCCAGCTCCCTTTCATTCTTAGCACAAACAACAGTCACTAAATCCTTCCTTCCTGCTAATTCCTTGTACAGACCTTCGACAAGAAGGTAATCTAATCCCTTCTCTTCAAAATAGGCGAGCAGCTGGTCCAGAGTATTTTCAGTCACCTTTTCATGAATGATCAGCAGGTCGGGAGAAATCAATACTGCAGGGTTTGCGCCTGAGAGGAAATGTAACCAAGAGTCCTTTTTTGTTATCTCTACGTTTCCCTTTCTTGCATTTTTTATGCTTGCTATTTTCTTCCCTTTGGATGTAAGATATGCTGACAGCGCAGTGAGAGCTGTAGTCTTTCCGCCGCCCTTGAACCCGGCAAAAAGCACTATCTTCAACGGTCAGTCGCCTTCTATTCGTAACAGCTCCATAGGGCTTAGGAGCTTTACCTTTACAGAATCTCCTCTCAACAGCCTCTCCTTGGGGGAAAGTATTGTGAAAGAGTTTGCAGTGAGCAAACTTGACATCAGGTTAGAACCCCATTCGAGAGGAGTTGCAAAAAAGCTTCCTTTCTTCCTTTTGAGTTTAACAAGGTATGCAGCGGGCAGGTAACGTTCGTTCTCCATTGTTTCAGACAGAGTTGCTTTCAGCGTTATCGAGCTCTCTATTTTCGGACCCAAGTTAGCATATATGATGCTTGGGATAACAAGAGAGAAGAGAGCAACTGCTGACGAGACTGCATGAGCAGGAAGCATCCAGACCAGCTTGCGATGTAACCTTGCAAGTCCAGTAGGTCTCGCCGGGAGAAGCTTTACCCCATGAAATATTATTTGTGCATTCATGGATTTCAAGAAGTCGAGCAAAATGTCGTTCAACCCAACAGAACTCCTTCCTATAGTCAGGATGAGATCGTGGCTTGCAACTGCATCTTTCAGGAAAGCGTTTAGTTCTTCTGTTTCATCTCCAGCAATACCCATAAGATGAGGCTCACATCCTATCTCCTTCAGGCAGTATGAGACGTAGTAAGCATAGTTGTTGTAAGCCCTGCTGTCATCAGCTTCAGACTTTTTCTTCAGTTCAGTGCCTACAGAGATTACAGCTATCCGAAACCTTCTATTTACCTTTAACTGATTTATACCCTCGAACAGCAGCAAGCTGACTTTAGCTGCATTGAGAATCTCGCCCTTTCTGACTATTATGGTTCCTTTGCGTATATCTTCGCCCCTCTTCAATACGTTTTTGAACCTGGGTGGAGGAGACATTAGCTCTATCTCGTCCCCAAGGAATCTGGTGTCTTCAACCTTCACGACAGCATCCGCATTCCTTGGCAGTTGCGAGCCTGTCGTCACATAGGTTGCAGCATAGTTACCGGATGATATAGCGCTTGAAACCTTTAGGCGTATGCGCTTCTTCCGCTCATGCTCACGCTCGTACAATCCTGCAACATCCTTTGTGCTCAATGCATAGCCATCCATCATTGCTATGTCGGTCTCTGGGATATCTAACCTGGACCTGATTGTTTCAGCTGCGATTCTTCCCACCGCTTCTTTTGTATGTATCGTCTCATATTCAGGACTTGGTGTGGATGAGATGGCAAGGCTGAGCGCCTTTTCGTAATCTGTCAGCTTGATGTACTTCGCAATGTCTGGCCTCAACCTGTAACACTCTTCGTGTTCGGTACGTAGCTGGTGGAGAGCTTCTTAACGATTGTGTAAACCAGTCCTGAAATTTCGTAGAACCAAGCAACTATGGCTATATATACAAAGATATCAGGTATGATGGAAAGCTGGAGCAGACCTGTTGCTTTTATCAGCATGAGGGTGCATACTGTATACATACCCATCGGGAAGACTGCACCCCAGAACTGAGGGTCGTAGTTCAGGAATTTCACTCCTCCGAAAGCGTGCCGCCAGACCCCTATGATAAGCAGCCAAGGTACCCACCAAGAACCAAAACCCCAGATCATCAGTGTTGTACCTGAAATGAACGTATACAGCTGGTTCATCAGCTCCTGATTGATGGACGAAAGATGCATGTTCTCATAGATCAGCAGCAGCGAGCCTGCAAGCGTCGTAATAGCTGTAGCCCCCATGTTGATCCAGTATGGGCCTGTTGCATCCTGAGGGTCGAGCCTGAAGAAGAGCAGCCTGTAGCTGATAAGTGCTATAAGCACCACGTACATCATCCAGCCGATGAAGTACATTATTATCGCTGCAGTGTAGGTGTACGGATAGTATGGGCTGAGCCTCGCCCCCAGCACTGAAACTGATTCTGTTGATACCACAGCTACCAGCCAGGTTCCGTTTATACCAGTTTCGAGCGAAGGTTTCTCCTTGCCTATCATCAGTGAAGTGAATATTGAATACTGGTATACAAACCAGAGAGCTAACCCAAAGAGCCAGAGGATATATGCGGCTTCAAAATTGTGCATGATCAGAACCAGCTGCACTGCTAGTGTATTGTTACCAGCAATGACTGTGAAAAACCCCGGTGCCCTTCTGTGATTTTTGAGATCTCCTATGTATGCTGAAGGAAATAGGAGAAGACGGAGGACTGTGAAGAACCAGATGATGACATAAGCAGCGATGTTGATGTACATCAGAGGTACAGCTAGGTATGGCATGTCGTAAAAGAAGGATGCTATCGATACTATCCCGGTAGCCATTACCATCGCGAAATAAGAAGGCATCAGATTCGAAACTTCATATTTCACCTTTGCCCAAACGCTCTCCACAGAGAACACCTCAGGCCTTCTTGGAGATGCTCCTGTAGACTATGTTGCTCCTCCAAAGGTAAGGCAACGGAAGGCTGAAGATGTGCACAAGCCTGGTGAACGGAAGGGCTGCGAAGAAGAGAAGACCGAGAAGGGTATGCAGCTGATAGCTCAGTGGAGCGCCCGCAATTATTGCAACATCAGGCCTGAAAACGAGCAAGCTGCGTATGTAGACCCCTATAGTTGAACGGTAGTCGTATTCTCCGACAAAAAGGGAGAAACCTAATGTGTTGAGCAACCCGCTCACCATAACAAAGAGGAGCAGGCCAAGTGTGAAGTAATCATCGACACCACTTGTCGCCTTGACCCTTCTGTTCACAAGCCTTCTTACAAGAAGTATGATCAAGCCAGTTACTGAGATTACTCCTGCTAGAGCACCGCCATAAAATGCTATTATATGGTAGCTGCTGAAATTTATTCCAAGGGTTTCGTAAAAGGAGAGAGGTATGATGAGCCCCATTATATGGCCTATGAAGACGAAGATAAAGGCCCAGTGGAACATAAGGCTACCCCACATCAGCATCCTTTTTTCGAGTATCTGGCTTGATTTCGAGGTCCAGCCCCACGGGTCTCTGTCGTATCTGAGAACTATGCCTAATATGAAGACGGTCAGTGCAACATAGGGATATATTATCCAGAGAAAAAGCTCAGCTTCGGCAGACATGATCAGGCTTCGCCTCCCATTGCACCAACAAGAACTCTGAACAGTTTTGAATACAGGCTATTCACCCTCTCGACGTTATTTGCAAGTTCAGTTATCTGCGTTGAATAGCTTCTCAGGGCAAGCTCAGCATCTTCATCCCCAGCTATAGAAAGGAATCGCAGAAATGTGGGTAGATAGTCCGGAAGTTCTTTACCGTTATCCACCATACCTGACTTCCTGTAAAGGTTCTTCAGCTTCAGCAGCTCACTTCCCCTCTCCATGCTGACACCAAGGGAAGGATATGACAGATAGAGGCTGCAGTTCTCGGAGAAGTCAAAGGTTTTCACATAGCTCTCCTGAAGTTCTATCTGGTCCATGTCTGCAAGATGGTCGATAAAATCTAAAAGCTGGACTGCCAGCTGCTCGGGTAAAGATTCTGCCTCTTTCTTCAGCTCATCTAGGGAAGAAAGAAGCGATGAATTTGGATAGACTAGAAGTCTCGAGCAGATGTAGAAAGTCTTCCTTTGGGTCTGGTTCAAACCTTAAAACCTCCAGTCTGCAATAGTATTTGAGCCTCTGGAAGCAGTACACCCTGAACAGCCTGAACAGCCTGATGATGATGATGATGACGCATCTCTGCTACCCTTTCCCTTCTGTGAAGCCAGGTACCTTGCGTATTCCTCCTTTTCATAGAAAGGCAAACCGGCAAGACCCTGGTCTGTGTAGAGGTCTCTGGCGAGCTCCCTGTGCGAGGTTGGGATTACAAACCTCTCCTCAAACTTGGCGATTGAAAGCAACCTGAAAATCTCCTTTGTCTCCTGCTCTGTCAGTCCGGCCTCTCCTATTTTGTTCCAGTCTGGCTCTGCACCTATGGTGATGGCTCTCATGTAAATTCTGACCGCAGCGAGCTTCTTCAGTGTAGCCCTGACAGGTTCTTCGTCACCAGCTGTAAGGAGGTTCGCCAGGTAGAGTATTGGGATTCTCAGCTTATCGATCGATGGGAAGATGTCATCTTCGCTTCCGGTAGTTTGTAGAACCCTGTCAGCTATCGGACTCAGCGGAGGTATGTACCAGACCATAGGCAGAGTTCTGTATTCCGGATGAATCGGAAGAGCAAGTCTCCACTTGACTATCAGCTTGTAGACAGGAGAGCGCTTTGCATAATCTATCCACTCCTCAGGTATGCCGTTTTTTATCGCTTCCCTCTTGACATCTTCATCGAACGGGTCAAGAAAGACTGATAGCTGAGATGAGAGCAGCTCCTTTTCGTCTCTGACAGAGGCAGCCTGATGTACTCTGTCAGCATCGTAGAGCATCACTCCTATGTATCTGATCCTTCCAACACATGTTTCTGAGCAGATCGTTGGTAATCCAGATTCAATCCTGGGATAGCAGAATGTGCACTTCTCAGCCTTATGAGTCTTCCAGTTGAAGTATACCTTCTTGTACGGGCAGCCTGAAATACAGAACCTCCATCCCCTGCACGCTTCCTGGTCTACGAGCACTATCCCGTCCTCCTCCCTCTTGTATATCGCCCCTGAAGGGCAGGATGCGACGCATGAAGGGTTCAGACAGTGCTCGCATATCCTTGGCAGATAGAACATGAATGCATCCTCATATTCGAGTCTTATCGAATTCTCCAGCCCTTTAAGGTTGATATCATGAGGGGCTGTAACCTTGCTGCCTGCCAGGTCATCCTCCCAGTTCGGCCCCCAGGCTGGCTGAGCCTCGCTTCCTGTTATAGAAGAGATAGGTCTTGCAACAGGCTGATGAGAACCCTGCGGGGCAGACGTAAGCTGCTCGTAGCTGTAGGTCCATGGGTCATAGTAGTCGTCGAGAATTGGCAGTACGGGGTTGAAGAATATCTTCAGCAGTCTGGACAGCTTGCCACCCTGTTTCAGCCTGAGCTTTCCATTTCTGAGCTCCCAGCCTCCCCTGTTCTTTGACTGGTCTTCCCAGCTTCTAGGATAACCCAGTCCAGGCTTTGTCTCTACGTCGTTGAACCAGATGTATTCTGCCCCTGGCCTGTTCGTCCAAGTATTCTTGCAGGTGACTGAGCAGGTGTGGCAGCCTATGCATTTATCCAGGTTCATGACCATGCATATCTGGGCTTTAACGTTCAACCCAGCCAGTTCACCTCCCTCATCTTTCTTATGTAGACAAATGTATCCCTCTGATTCCCCACAGGACCCCAGTAGTTGAAACCATAGCTGAACTGTGCATAACCGCCTATCATGTGAACAGGCTTTACCCTTATCTGGGTGACGCTGTTGTGTATTCCTCCTCTCTCCTTAGTTATCGATGAGCTGGGTACGTTTACAGTTCTGTCCTGAGCGTGGTAGGAAAACGCTGAACCCCTCGGTATCCTGTGGCTTACTACAGCTCTTGCTACCATCACTCCGTTCCTGTTGAAGACCTCAACCCAGTCGTTATCCAATACCCCTATATCCAAAGCATCCTGGTGATTCAGCCAGACAGTTGGACCTCCCCGGAAAAGGTTCAGCATCCTCAAGTTATCAGAGTAGGTTGTGTGTATAGACCACTTGTTGTGAGGCGTTATCCATCTTGCCTTCAATAACTTCTCATCTTTGGCTGGAGAAGTCTCACCATCGATGAAGGGCTCTGGCATCAGAGGAGGCCTGTAGGTCGGCAGGCTCTCCCCGAATTCTCTTACGAGCTGATGGTCAAGGTAAAAATGCTGCCTTCCCGTAAGTGTTCTCCATGGCACCTTTCTCTCGACGTTGACAGCAAAGGCAGTGTATTGCCTGCCTCCTTTTTCTATCCCGCTCCAGACAGGCGTTGTCAGAACTCTCCTTGGCTGTCTGATCAAGTCATCGAACCTGATCCTTACTCCGCTCTCGTCCTCAACAAGGTCCTGCAGACTTTCTCCAGTCTTCTTTTCAAGCGTCTTCCAGCCCTTCATGGCTATTGAGCCATTTGTTGCTCCTGAAAGGGCCATTATAGCCTCAGCCACCTTTACAGGGTCGCTGATGTCAGGGCAACCAGCGATCTCCTTTTCTCCCAGCTCTCTCTTCAAAGCCTCGTACTCTTCCGCCACGTTGAAGACGATACCCTTAGCACCGATTCCTGCCTGGGTAAGCAGGGGACCGAGCGAGACCATCTTCCTGTAGATTGCTGTATAATCCCTTTCGACAACCCTCAGCCTTTGGGTGTTCTTCGCTGGCTGGGGTTTTTCGCCGTTTGTCCACCACTCCTGAATTCTCCCTCTTGGCTGCGCAATTTCATCAGGCGTGTCGTGCATGAGAGGTATTGCTACAACATCCCTGACAGGTTTTGGCAGGTACTTTGTAGCCATCTGCGAGAAGACTCTGGCAATCTCTGTGAAGGTTGCCCAGTCGCTCTTCGACTCCCATACAGGGTCTATTGCTGGGTTGAAAGGATGGATGAACGGGTGAAGGTCGGTTGTGCTGATGTCATGTTTTTCATACCACGTCGCTGCTGGAAGAACTATGTCTGAGTAGAGGGCTGTTCCGTCCATCCTGAAGTTGATATCGATGAGCAAGTCCAGCTTGCCCTGGGGTGCATCTCTAACGTTTATCATATCAGGCCTGACTGTCAGCTCCTTACCCATCACCGCATTCTTTGTGCCTAGCAGGTGTTTCAGAAAGTATTCGTGCCCTTTGCCGCTGGCAGATATCAGGTTTGCTCTCCAGACGAACAGTACTCTGGGGAAGTTGGATGGCTCATCAGGGTCCTCCACAGAGAACTTCAGCTTTCCCCCTGCCAAATTCTCTGCAACAAAGTCAACCACCTGCTGCTCATTCTTTGCTCCATGCTCTTCAGCTTCCCTGGCAATGTCTATCGGGTTTCTGTTGAACTGGGGATAGAACGGCAGCCAGCCAAGTTTTGCTGCAAGAACGTTGTAGTCAGCAAAATGAAGTGAGCCATATCTGCCTGCAAGAGGAGAGGCTAT
This is a stretch of genomic DNA from Conexivisphaerales archaeon. It encodes these proteins:
- the narH gene encoding nitrate reductase subunit beta, whose product is MNVKAQICMVMNLDKCIGCHTCSVTCKNTWTNRPGAEYIWFNDVETKPGLGYPRSWEDQSKNRGGWELRNGKLRLKQGGKLSRLLKIFFNPVLPILDDYYDPWTYSYEQLTSAPQGSHQPVARPISSITGSEAQPAWGPNWEDDLAGSKVTAPHDINLKGLENSIRLEYEDAFMFYLPRICEHCLNPSCVASCPSGAIYKREEDGIVLVDQEACRGWRFCISGCPYKKVYFNWKTHKAEKCTFCYPRIESGLPTICSETCVGRIRYIGVMLYDADRVHQAASVRDEKELLSSQLSVFLDPFDEDVKREAIKNGIPEEWIDYAKRSPVYKLIVKWRLALPIHPEYRTLPMVWYIPPLSPIADRVLQTTGSEDDIFPSIDKLRIPILYLANLLTAGDEEPVRATLKKLAAVRIYMRAITIGAEPDWNKIGEAGLTEQETKEIFRLLSIAKFEERFVIPTSHRELARDLYTDQGLAGLPFYEKEEYARYLASQKGKGSRDASSSSSSGCSGCSGCTASRGSNTIADWRF